From one Leptospira licerasiae serovar Varillal str. VAR 010 genomic stretch:
- the corA gene encoding magnesium/cobalt transporter CorA gives MIRFLSFPTPKIKNSVSKAVTRKTDLAFLKNFSLKRTLNKEKVWIDVENPTSEDLIFLSKNCGFHDLAIEDCVNRNQRPKFEDYEDHAFMVLHSFRSEGEQSFSTTETHVFFNRKFIVSVHEHKEPLIDSLWNRTLTEQNFSSKGTDHVLYLLFDLLVDSNFPILDQISEQITDLENQILISEIQPDFITNILYVKRNLVRMRRVLSPQREVLNLIMRHEDKFLSERVRFYFRDVYDHLSRLVETIDMDRDLIGNSMDAYFSFLSQKTNDIIKRLTLVSMIFMPLTFLTGFFGMNFTELPYGSRLILTTSLGTMLTIPGIMILYFKYKNWFKD, from the coding sequence ATGATACGTTTTCTTTCCTTCCCCACCCCCAAAATAAAAAACTCAGTTTCTAAAGCGGTGACTCGGAAAACGGATCTCGCGTTCTTGAAAAACTTTTCACTGAAGAGAACTTTGAACAAAGAAAAGGTTTGGATCGATGTAGAAAATCCGACCTCGGAAGATCTTATCTTTTTATCCAAAAACTGCGGATTTCATGATCTTGCGATAGAAGATTGTGTGAATAGGAACCAAAGGCCAAAGTTCGAAGACTATGAGGATCACGCATTTATGGTCCTTCACAGTTTCAGATCGGAAGGAGAACAGTCCTTTTCCACTACTGAAACGCATGTGTTTTTCAATCGTAAATTTATCGTATCCGTGCATGAACATAAGGAACCTCTGATCGATTCTCTTTGGAATCGGACTCTTACGGAACAGAATTTTTCTTCCAAGGGGACTGATCATGTTCTCTATCTTTTATTTGACCTTTTGGTGGATTCCAATTTTCCGATCTTAGATCAAATCTCCGAACAGATCACGGATCTGGAAAATCAGATACTGATCAGCGAAATACAGCCCGACTTCATTACGAATATTTTATATGTAAAAAGAAATCTAGTCCGAATGAGAAGGGTCCTCTCTCCGCAAAGAGAAGTGTTAAATCTGATCATGAGACACGAGGATAAATTTCTCTCAGAGAGGGTACGCTTCTATTTTAGGGACGTATACGATCATTTGAGCAGGCTTGTCGAAACCATCGATATGGATAGGGACCTAATCGGAAACTCTATGGATGCTTATTTTTCTTTTCTTTCCCAAAAGACAAACGATATAATCAAGCGTCTGACCCTGGTTTCTATGATATTTATGCCTCTTACTTTCTTAACCGGGTTTTTCGGGATGAACTTCACGGAACTTCCTTACGGGAGTAGACTGATTCTAACCACTTCTCTCGGGACAATGCTCACAATCCCTGGGATCATGATCTTATATTTTAAATATAAAAATTGGTTCAAAGATTAG
- a CDS encoding SDR family oxidoreductase gives MDKKIAIVTGASRGIGEEVSKQLSRSGIHIICASRKKEDSEKTASSIREDGGSAESFSIDVSDPNSIRTFLVEVLSKYPKIDILVNNAGVYLDSGSIENTTLEMLQGTLDTNLIGPFLLSQKILSVMKKNGYGRIVNVSSGMGQLYDMSSGYSAYRISKTALNALTRILHSESSGKDIKVNSVCPGWVRTDMGGKSATRSVEHGAETIVWAAQLDKNGPSGIFLRDKKEIPW, from the coding sequence ATGGACAAAAAAATTGCAATCGTAACCGGCGCGAGCCGTGGCATAGGCGAAGAAGTTTCTAAACAACTTTCCAGATCAGGGATCCATATCATCTGCGCTTCCCGCAAAAAGGAAGACTCCGAAAAAACTGCATCTTCCATCAGAGAAGATGGAGGCTCCGCGGAAAGTTTTTCAATTGATGTTTCCGATCCTAATTCCATCCGAACTTTTCTGGTGGAAGTTCTCTCCAAATATCCTAAGATCGACATTCTTGTAAATAACGCGGGAGTATATCTGGATAGCGGCTCCATCGAAAATACTACTTTAGAAATGTTGCAAGGAACCTTGGATACAAATTTGATCGGCCCTTTTCTTCTTTCTCAAAAAATCCTAAGCGTAATGAAAAAAAACGGTTATGGTAGGATCGTAAATGTAAGCTCAGGAATGGGACAACTCTACGATATGAGTTCAGGCTATTCAGCATATCGTATTTCCAAAACTGCGCTGAACGCTCTAACACGCATTCTTCATTCCGAATCTTCAGGAAAAGATATCAAAGTGAATTCAGTTTGTCCTGGTTGGGTAAGAACGGACATGGGAGGCAAGTCTGCGACTCGTTCGGTTGAACATGGCGCCGAGACGATTGTTTGGGCGGCTCAATTAGATAAGAATGGGCCGAGCGGGATTTTTCTGAGAGATAAGAAAGAAATTCCTTGGTGA